From the Roseibium salinum genome, one window contains:
- a CDS encoding Mrp/NBP35 family ATP-binding protein — protein sequence MNDTIKSAVMESLKQIKGPDLEGDIVSLGLVSDVFVSDGRVAFSITVPAERAQELEPLRQAAEKVVRQVEGVETAMVALTAERTPGAARAAAPKPAPRQPQPQRAAEETAPAKPGVPGIKHIIAVASGKGGVGKSTTTANLALGLAAHGLKVGVLDADIYGPSVPRLFNVSGRPEPLSGRVLKPLEGYGVKVMSMGFMVEEETPMIWRGPMVISALTQMLREVAWGELDVLVVDMPPGTGDAQLTMAQQVPLAGAVIVSTPQDLALIDARKGLNMFKRVDVPVLGIVENMSYFLCPDCGGRHDIFGHGGARAEAERLGVPFLGEIPLTMKIRETSDAGTPVVVSDPEGAIAGVYKDIAAKVYAGIEKAAASSERVAPKIVFD from the coding sequence ATGAACGACACCATCAAATCCGCGGTTATGGAAAGCCTCAAGCAGATCAAGGGGCCGGACCTGGAAGGCGATATCGTCTCCTTGGGTCTGGTTTCGGATGTCTTTGTGTCCGACGGCCGTGTGGCGTTCTCCATTACCGTTCCCGCCGAACGGGCACAGGAGCTTGAACCCTTGCGCCAGGCGGCGGAAAAGGTGGTGCGGCAGGTCGAGGGCGTCGAAACCGCGATGGTCGCCCTGACGGCGGAACGCACGCCGGGCGCCGCACGCGCGGCCGCCCCGAAACCGGCCCCCCGCCAGCCGCAGCCTCAGCGCGCCGCGGAGGAAACGGCGCCTGCAAAACCCGGTGTGCCGGGCATCAAACACATCATCGCCGTCGCTTCGGGCAAAGGCGGCGTCGGCAAGTCAACCACCACCGCGAACCTGGCGCTTGGCCTGGCTGCCCACGGCCTTAAGGTCGGTGTGCTGGATGCCGATATCTACGGTCCCTCGGTGCCGCGCCTGTTCAACGTCTCCGGCCGCCCGGAGCCTTTGTCCGGCAGGGTTCTGAAGCCGCTGGAAGGCTACGGCGTCAAGGTGATGTCGATGGGCTTCATGGTCGAAGAGGAAACCCCGATGATCTGGCGCGGCCCGATGGTTATCTCGGCCCTGACCCAGATGCTGCGCGAAGTCGCCTGGGGCGAGCTCGATGTCCTCGTGGTGGACATGCCCCCGGGAACCGGCGACGCCCAGTTGACTATGGCACAGCAGGTGCCGCTCGCCGGGGCGGTGATCGTGTCCACGCCTCAGGACCTGGCACTTATCGACGCGCGCAAGGGGCTCAACATGTTCAAGCGGGTCGATGTGCCGGTGCTCGGGATCGTCGAGAACATGAGCTACTTCCTGTGCCCCGACTGCGGCGGGCGGCACGACATCTTCGGGCATGGCGGTGCGCGTGCGGAGGCGGAACGTCTCGGCGTGCCGTTCCTTGGCGAGATCCCGCTGACGATGAAGATCCGTGAGACCTCCGACGCGGGCACCCCGGTCGTGGTTTCTGATCCGGAAGGGGCGATCGCCGGCGTCTACAAGGACATCGCCGCAAAAGTCTACGCAGGCATTGAAAAAGCGGCAGCGTCGAGCGAACGGGTTGCGCCGAAGATTGTCTTCGACTGA
- a CDS encoding SDR family oxidoreductase: MPTCLITAANRGIGFELARQALATGWTVYGSVRSERDARETAGKLGEGYRPLVFDVTDHPAVRQAASGLTDGIDLLVNNAGVIGPARQMPLDMDFDGFAETLAVNTLAPLAVSQAFLPHLRRAGSGRIVTVSSQMSWMGYRKPDTLAYRASKAAVNKVMQGLATALEPEGIPVVLIDPGWVKTDMGGPAADNSPIDVAAGILKIAENLTLADTGRFFKWTGEERPF; encoded by the coding sequence ATGCCGACCTGCCTCATCACCGCGGCGAATCGCGGGATTGGATTTGAACTTGCGCGCCAGGCCCTCGCGACGGGTTGGACGGTCTATGGTTCGGTGCGCTCTGAACGGGACGCGCGGGAGACAGCCGGCAAACTCGGTGAGGGCTACCGGCCATTGGTCTTCGACGTCACGGACCATCCGGCAGTGCGGCAAGCCGCGTCCGGGTTGACGGACGGCATCGACCTCCTGGTCAACAATGCAGGCGTGATCGGGCCTGCCCGCCAGATGCCACTCGACATGGATTTCGACGGCTTCGCGGAAACCCTGGCGGTGAACACGCTCGCACCGCTTGCCGTCTCGCAGGCTTTCCTGCCCCATCTGCGACGCGCCGGCTCCGGCAGGATCGTGACGGTTTCCAGCCAGATGTCCTGGATGGGCTACCGCAAGCCGGACACCCTCGCCTATCGAGCATCGAAAGCGGCGGTGAACAAGGTCATGCAGGGACTGGCAACCGCTCTGGAGCCCGAAGGCATTCCCGTTGTGCTGATTGATCCGGGCTGGGTGAAGACCGACATGGGCGGACCGGCTGCGGACAACTCGCCCATTGACGTTGCTGCAGGCATTCTGAAAATTGCCGAAAACCTGACGCTCGCCGACACCGGCAGGTTCTTCAAATGGACGGGCGAGGAACGCCCGTTTTAA
- a CDS encoding GNAT family N-acetyltransferase, which produces MSWPLPVTLTGTHATLAPLSRMHAANLAEAAAEGDLWKLWYTSVPKPETVPAEIDRRLGLQEQGSMLAFAVLTPSGKAVGMTTYMNIDAANKRVEIGSTWYRKAVQRTLVNTECKRMLLAHAFEEVDCIAVEFRTHVMNRQSRAAIERLGAKLDGILRSHQRLADGSLRDTAVYSILPHEWPAVRAGLDFKLAADR; this is translated from the coding sequence ATGAGCTGGCCGCTTCCCGTCACGCTGACCGGCACTCACGCCACACTTGCCCCGCTCTCCCGGATGCATGCCGCAAACCTTGCCGAAGCGGCGGCCGAGGGCGACCTCTGGAAGCTCTGGTATACATCCGTCCCGAAGCCCGAGACGGTTCCGGCGGAAATCGACCGGCGTCTCGGATTGCAGGAGCAAGGCTCCATGCTTGCCTTTGCCGTGCTGACACCCAGTGGCAAGGCCGTCGGCATGACCACCTACATGAACATCGATGCGGCCAATAAACGCGTTGAAATCGGCTCGACCTGGTACCGCAAGGCCGTGCAGCGGACACTTGTGAACACCGAATGCAAGCGCATGCTCCTGGCCCACGCCTTCGAGGAGGTTGATTGCATTGCGGTAGAATTCCGCACCCACGTCATGAACCGCCAGAGCCGTGCCGCGATCGAGCGCCTCGGCGCCAAGCTGGATGGAATCCTGCGATCTCACCAACGCCTTGCCGACGGATCGCTCCGGGATACGGCGGTCTATTCGATTCTGCCGCACGAATGGCCAGCGGTCCGGGCGGGACTGGATTTCAAGCTCGCGGCCGACCGCTGA
- a CDS encoding BLUF domain-containing protein, which translates to MELYRACYRSKIEWGKLRLPLPDEIDNTLLRIRRINRKAGVTGALLLVDQHVIQVLEGQPGQVLDSVYCVMNDPRLHAIEGIIHEPADFRLFPNSLMFFRDLTDGVAASQHPVLRPLLDHPGEVTREEAYLAFGHFAAELQEGRLTNDMLMI; encoded by the coding sequence ATGGAACTGTATCGCGCCTGCTATCGAAGCAAGATTGAATGGGGCAAACTCCGCCTGCCCCTGCCCGATGAAATTGACAATACGCTCCTGCGTATCCGCCGCATCAACCGCAAGGCGGGTGTCACCGGCGCGTTGCTGCTGGTCGACCAGCACGTCATCCAGGTTCTGGAAGGCCAGCCGGGTCAGGTTCTGGATTCCGTCTATTGCGTGATGAACGATCCGCGCCTCCATGCGATCGAGGGCATCATTCACGAACCGGCGGACTTCAGGCTGTTCCCGAATTCACTGATGTTCTTCCGCGACCTGACCGATGGCGTCGCCGCCTCGCAGCACCCGGTGCTGCGGCCGCTTCTGGACCATCCGGGCGAAGTGACCCGGGAAGAAGCTTATCTGGCATTCGGCCATTTCGCAGCCGAACTGCAAGAAGGTCGTCTGACGAACGACATGCTGATGATCTGA
- the fdhD gene encoding formate dehydrogenase accessory sulfurtransferase FdhD gives MTGAYLLKPDPLAPGLSTSVTGIDQNGETVETRVVTEKPLTLYLNSQEVVTMMTIGDHPDLLAVGYLKNQHMLADDDVITGIDYDDDLEVVVVRTERETNFEEKLKKKVRTSGCAQGTVFGDVMEGFETIALPKDGKLKTSWLYELTRTINTTPSLYLEAGAIHGCVLCQENSALVYMEDVGRHNAVDKIAGWMVLNNIPAHDKIFYTTGRLTSEMVIKTVMMGIPILVSRSGFTAWGVELARQAGLTLIGRARGKRFIALAGEERIEFDTEPGQVDDEPEKAKRKGSVPAA, from the coding sequence GTGACAGGCGCATATCTGCTGAAACCGGATCCTCTTGCCCCAGGGCTTTCCACGTCGGTGACCGGTATCGATCAGAACGGGGAGACGGTCGAAACCAGGGTGGTGACCGAAAAACCGCTGACGCTCTACCTGAATTCGCAGGAAGTGGTCACGATGATGACCATCGGCGACCACCCGGACCTGCTGGCCGTCGGGTATCTGAAGAACCAGCACATGCTCGCGGACGACGACGTCATCACCGGTATCGACTATGATGACGACCTGGAAGTGGTGGTGGTCCGCACCGAGCGGGAGACCAACTTCGAGGAGAAGCTAAAGAAGAAGGTGCGCACATCCGGCTGCGCCCAGGGTACCGTCTTCGGCGATGTCATGGAGGGGTTCGAAACGATCGCCCTACCCAAGGACGGAAAACTCAAGACGTCGTGGCTCTATGAACTGACGAGGACGATCAATACGACGCCCTCGCTATATCTGGAGGCCGGCGCGATTCACGGTTGCGTGCTGTGCCAGGAAAACAGCGCGCTGGTCTACATGGAGGATGTCGGCCGGCACAATGCCGTCGACAAGATCGCCGGCTGGATGGTGCTGAACAATATTCCGGCGCACGACAAGATCTTCTATACGACCGGCCGCCTCACCTCGGAAATGGTCATCAAGACGGTGATGATGGGAATTCCCATTCTCGTATCCCGCTCCGGCTTTACTGCGTGGGGCGTTGAGCTTGCCCGCCAGGCCGGTCTGACGCTGATCGGCCGTGCGCGCGGCAAGCGCTTCATCGCCCTGGCCGGAGAAGAGCGGATCGAGTTCGACACCGAGCCGGGTCAGGTGGACGACGAACCTGAAAAGGCGAAACGCAAAGGGAGTGTGCCGGCGGCATGA
- the mobA gene encoding molybdenum cofactor guanylyltransferase MobA: MSATRASLTEDRMLGCVLAGGQSRRMGGGDKSLLDLGGTTMLAMVVDRLKHQVADIVLNANGDPQRFARFGLPVVADPVGDYAGPLAGVLAGLTYAAENRPDITHVVSVAGDTPFFPVGLVKRMCASVPLSEPVIALASSSAKLHPVFALWPVSLRQDLHDWLNTGQSGKVLAFVDRHDSVEVSFDIDPETGLDPFFNANKPEDLTTVREALSHSTT, from the coding sequence ATGAGTGCGACGCGCGCAAGTTTGACCGAAGACCGTATGCTGGGCTGTGTCCTGGCGGGAGGTCAGTCGAGGCGGATGGGAGGCGGCGACAAGAGCCTTCTGGACCTGGGCGGCACGACCATGCTGGCCATGGTCGTCGACCGGCTGAAGCACCAGGTTGCGGACATCGTCCTGAATGCCAATGGCGACCCGCAGCGGTTTGCCCGGTTCGGACTGCCCGTCGTTGCCGATCCGGTGGGCGACTATGCCGGTCCCCTTGCCGGTGTTCTGGCGGGACTGACTTATGCCGCGGAAAACCGGCCGGATATCACGCATGTCGTGTCGGTTGCCGGAGACACGCCGTTTTTCCCGGTCGGCCTGGTCAAGCGCATGTGCGCCTCGGTGCCCTTGAGTGAACCGGTCATCGCCCTCGCCTCGTCTTCCGCCAAGCTGCATCCGGTTTTCGCCCTCTGGCCGGTTTCCTTGCGCCAGGATCTCCATGACTGGCTGAACACCGGGCAAAGCGGCAAGGTGCTTGCCTTTGTCGACCGTCACGACAGTGTGGAGGTCTCCTTCGATATCGATCCGGAGACCGGGCTGGACCCGTTTTTCAATGCCAACAAACCAGAAGACCTGACGACGGTCCGAGAAGCACTGAGCCACAGCACCACATGA
- the mobB gene encoding molybdopterin-guanine dinucleotide biosynthesis protein B codes for MIDTPVFAITGWKNSGKTQLVTRLVSEFTSRGFKVSTVKHAHHNFDIDKPGADSYRHRLAGANEVALVSGRRWALMHELRGEEEPPLEAILGRLAPCDLILIEGYKRENHPKIETRREETSDRGSLAASDPNILAVAADHSLPEETLPVFDLNDVAAMADFIQAHLDLKGPGS; via the coding sequence ATGATCGATACACCCGTCTTTGCCATTACCGGCTGGAAGAATTCCGGCAAGACCCAGCTCGTGACCCGTCTGGTCAGCGAATTCACCTCACGCGGTTTCAAGGTCTCGACTGTGAAGCACGCCCACCACAATTTCGATATCGACAAACCCGGCGCGGACAGTTACCGCCACAGGCTCGCCGGCGCGAACGAAGTCGCACTGGTTTCGGGGCGCCGTTGGGCCCTGATGCATGAACTCAGAGGCGAGGAAGAACCGCCCCTGGAGGCCATTCTCGGCCGTCTTGCGCCCTGCGACCTGATTCTGATCGAGGGATACAAGCGCGAGAACCATCCAAAGATCGAAACCCGGCGCGAGGAGACGAGCGACCGCGGTTCCCTCGCCGCGTCAGATCCGAATATTCTGGCCGTTGCGGCGGATCACAGCTTGCCGGAGGAGACACTGCCGGTCTTCGATCTGAACGACGTCGCGGCGATGGCGGATTTCATTCAGGCCCACCTGGACCTGAAGGGACCGGGCTCATGA
- the glp gene encoding gephyrin-like molybdotransferase Glp, with translation MTDKTLLDDCFLHDKDRLRHDEALAILKDRLSPVASRETVSLADALERILAEDITAPRNVPLADNSAVDGYAFRHADFETTGGFFRLQQRIAAGHATDIALAPWAAARIFTGAVMPPGADTVAMQEDCETHQQDGHDFVIVPQGLKIGANCRKAGEDVAEGAAVLSAGHCLRPQDLAAIASTGRARIDVYRKLKVGLVSTGDELRRPGDLMNLGDVYDSNHFLLRGLCAALPVEIEDFGILKDDAALVEVTLKDAASRCDVVLTTGGASRGDEDHILKALDTLGKRHMWQLAIKPGRPMMFGNIGASAFLGLPGNPVAAMVCFLLYVRPVISLLAGSGFCEPQGFEVPAAFDVPTKKPDRREFYRGYLGTDETGATVVHKFMRDGSGLITGLREADGLIEIPEEVTAIRRGEPVRFLPFSGFGIR, from the coding sequence ATGACCGACAAGACACTTCTTGACGACTGCTTTCTGCATGACAAGGACAGGCTGCGCCACGACGAGGCGCTGGCGATCCTGAAAGACCGCCTGTCACCCGTCGCAAGCCGGGAAACAGTCTCCCTGGCAGACGCGCTGGAACGCATTCTCGCGGAAGACATCACGGCACCGCGCAACGTTCCGCTGGCGGACAATTCGGCGGTCGACGGCTACGCTTTCCGCCACGCCGACTTTGAGACGACCGGCGGCTTTTTCCGACTGCAGCAACGGATCGCGGCGGGTCATGCAACGGATATCGCACTCGCTCCCTGGGCCGCGGCACGGATCTTCACCGGCGCCGTCATGCCACCCGGCGCCGACACCGTGGCCATGCAGGAAGACTGCGAAACCCACCAGCAGGACGGCCATGACTTCGTCATTGTGCCGCAGGGTCTCAAGATAGGCGCCAACTGCCGGAAGGCCGGTGAAGATGTCGCCGAAGGTGCGGCCGTGTTGAGTGCGGGACATTGCCTGCGTCCGCAAGACCTGGCCGCGATCGCCTCAACCGGACGGGCCAGAATCGACGTGTACCGCAAGCTGAAGGTGGGGCTGGTTTCCACGGGGGACGAACTTCGCCGTCCCGGTGACCTCATGAACCTCGGCGATGTCTATGATTCCAACCACTTTCTGCTGCGCGGATTATGCGCGGCTCTTCCCGTTGAAATCGAAGACTTCGGCATCCTGAAGGACGATGCGGCCCTGGTCGAGGTGACCTTGAAGGACGCGGCAAGCCGTTGCGATGTCGTGCTGACGACCGGCGGAGCCAGCCGCGGCGATGAGGATCACATCCTCAAGGCACTGGACACGCTCGGCAAGCGCCACATGTGGCAACTGGCGATCAAACCCGGTCGCCCGATGATGTTCGGCAATATCGGCGCCTCCGCGTTTCTGGGGCTTCCGGGCAACCCTGTCGCGGCTATGGTCTGTTTTCTGCTTTACGTACGCCCGGTGATCAGTCTTCTGGCTGGAAGCGGCTTTTGCGAACCGCAGGGCTTCGAGGTACCGGCGGCCTTCGACGTCCCGACGAAAAAGCCGGACCGCCGCGAATTTTACCGCGGGTATCTTGGAACGGACGAAACCGGCGCGACCGTCGTTCACAAATTCATGCGCGACGGGTCCGGCCTGATCACGGGACTGCGGGAGGCCGACGGGCTGATTGAAATCCCGGAAGAGGTGACGGCAATCAGAAGAGGCGAACCGGTGCGCTTCCTGCCCTTTTCCGGTTTCGGTATCCGATAG
- a CDS encoding MBL fold metallo-hydrolase — MTNSNISLSRRSLLGAAGGAGALAAAGGITFLAPSAHAAAPKAGAPMAGALRYKVGDFEVTALLDGYLDVTPDLVVGYDEAEGKRMREEALIEGEALRIPVNAYLVNTGDRLILVDAGTSDALGPTMGRLPSALAAAGVSADQVDALLITHMHPDHLFGVVDGEGKRVFANAELILPEVDHAFWYDDAAMNAAPEQFKPFFAGARRAAEAYKGSQTLHSGDKEIVPGIHTMALPGHTPGHSGYVLDSNGETLIISGDIVHMAVYQFEKPEWGIGFDIDAQKAAETRRKFLDQAATDKVLFAGAHVPFPGMGRVVKEGEGYRFVAAGWPYAY, encoded by the coding sequence ATGACCAATTCCAATATTTCGCTTTCCAGAAGGTCCCTGCTGGGAGCTGCTGGAGGAGCAGGGGCTCTTGCTGCGGCCGGGGGCATCACCTTTCTTGCCCCATCTGCACACGCGGCCGCACCGAAAGCCGGTGCTCCCATGGCCGGGGCGCTACGCTACAAGGTCGGCGACTTCGAAGTCACCGCGCTTCTGGACGGCTATCTCGATGTGACCCCGGACCTGGTCGTCGGTTATGACGAAGCCGAAGGCAAGCGCATGCGCGAGGAAGCCCTGATCGAGGGCGAGGCATTGCGGATCCCGGTCAACGCCTATCTCGTCAACACGGGAGACCGATTGATCCTGGTGGATGCCGGCACCTCGGATGCCCTTGGCCCGACAATGGGCCGCCTGCCGTCCGCACTGGCGGCTGCAGGGGTTTCGGCCGACCAGGTCGATGCGCTCCTGATCACCCATATGCATCCGGACCATCTGTTCGGTGTCGTTGACGGTGAGGGCAAGCGGGTTTTTGCCAACGCCGAACTGATCCTGCCGGAGGTCGATCACGCCTTCTGGTACGATGATGCCGCGATGAATGCCGCGCCCGAACAGTTCAAGCCCTTCTTCGCCGGCGCCCGCAGGGCAGCCGAGGCATATAAAGGCAGTCAAACGCTCCATTCGGGCGACAAGGAAATCGTTCCCGGCATCCATACCATGGCATTGCCCGGCCACACGCCGGGTCACAGTGGTTATGTGCTGGACAGCAACGGAGAAACGCTGATCATTTCCGGCGACATCGTTCACATGGCGGTTTACCAGTTCGAAAAGCCGGAGTGGGGCATCGGTTTCGACATTGATGCCCAGAAGGCGGCCGAAACGCGCAGGAAATTCCTCGACCAGGCTGCAACCGACAAGGTTCTGTTTGCAGGCGCGCATGTCCCGTTCCCGGGCATGGGGCGCGTGGTCAAGGAAGGCGAGGGATATCGCTTTGTAGCCGCCGGCTGGCCATACGCCTATTGA